In the Magnetococcales bacterium genome, GAGCGAAGCCCCGGACGTTCACCCCGCGATTCGCACATTCCGCTGCCGAACCTGCTCCAGCAGGGTATCGGCTCCGTATCCGATATCTCCCGGCCAACCCAAAGCGCATCCCCAATCGATGACCTCGACTTGGGAGAAGAGCTGCGGATTTTCCAGATGAGCCAACGGCGCGGACCGCCGGATGATCGACGACATGTCCACGGTATCTTCCCCGCCGTCACGCCACTTCACCACGATGGAGAGCGTGCCGGGCAGGGCTTGTACGGTATCGATGCGGGGGGTGGGCATGAGGGTATGTCCCTATCCGTTCATTTCGATCCAGGCCAGGGCGATTTCTACGCGGTGTTCCTTGGCCCATTCGATGGCGATTTTGATGTGGGGGTGGGTTTCCCCTCCACCGATGACCGCCATGTCCCGAATGCGGACGATGGCCTCCGCATCAGGGGAAGCAATGTGGAAATGTGGCGGATTATGGTCATCCGCGTAAATGCTGATTCGGATCTTTCCAATCTGGGTGATGGTGGTCATCTGCGACGGCTTTCCCCTTGTGGATCAGCATAGCGCAGACTTGCCAACTGCTCAAGATAAAGAGAGATCGTGGTTTGGAGAGGTTCTGGCAGGAGACCGGGGGGGTGCCTCCCGGCATGGTTTGGAGGAGAACGGAAGAAATCCAACAGTTAAGAATAGTATTTATTTATGGCTTTCCTGGCTCGATGAGTATAACATTTTCAGACCCTATTTCATCTATTTTATTAACAATAGCCTTGTGCTCAGAAGATCCGGCATCAACAAAAGTTTTTAATGTCCAAGCCATGCTATGTGAATTTGTATATTCTACCAGGAGAAAATCACCGTGTGCCATGACCTCGGCTAAAGATCTGGCGATGGCCTCACAACATTTAGCGTCGCATGGAGTTTTCTTATAGGCTGTTTGGTTTCCAGTCGGAGCAAATCCAGCATTAGAAAGAATATTTCCTACAGCTTGCCTTCTGT is a window encoding:
- a CDS encoding DUF2442 domain-containing protein; the protein is MPTPRIDTVQALPGTLSIVVKWRDGGEDTVDMSSIIRRSAPLAHLENPQLFSQVEVIDWGCALGWPGDIGYGADTLLEQVRQRNVRIAG
- a CDS encoding DUF4160 domain-containing protein encodes the protein MTTITQIGKIRISIYADDHNPPHFHIASPDAEAIVRIRDMAVIGGGETHPHIKIAIEWAKEHRVEIALAWIEMNG